One segment of Phragmites australis chromosome 13, lpPhrAust1.1, whole genome shotgun sequence DNA contains the following:
- the LOC133888187 gene encoding plant intracellular Ras-group-related LRR protein 1-like yields MKDVMGEKRRHGGHIHAVGFGVGGRHAEHEEKPKEQKKLDMSGMSMDTLPHLTMPLGDITTLDLSNNNLQSIPESIIARLLNVVMLDVRSNQLTSLPNSIGCLSKLKVLNVSGNLLHSLPATIEECRALEELNANFNQLTKLPDTLGFELHGLRRLSVNSNKLAYLPSSTSHMTALRALDARLNCLRALPDGLENLGSLETLNVSQNFQYLRELPYGIGLLVSLRELDISYNSITALPDSMGCLTKLVRFSATGNPLVCPPMDVVEQSLDAMRTYLSARMNSTQRKKKSWVPKLVKFNTFSAGMMTPGRTKVHGNTDGLLMSDYRSLNGGIASPGFLSMLSPRRLFSPRRNSPKH; encoded by the exons ATGAAGGACGTCATGGGAGAAAAGAGGAGACATGGAGGACATATCCACGCTGTTGGGTTTGGGGTTGGAGGACGACATGCGGAACACGAGGAGAAGCCCAAGGAGCAGAAGAAGCTAGACATGAGCGGCATGTCCATGGACACCCTCCCACATCTCACCATGCCTCTTGGAGACATCACCACCTTGGATCTCTCCAACAACAATCTCCAG AGCATTCCAGAGTCCATAATCGCGAGGCTTCTGAACGTGGTGATGCTGGACGTGCGGTCCAACCAGCTGACGTCGCTGCCCAACTCCATCGGCTGCCTCTCCAAGCTCAAGGTGCTCAACGTCTCCGGCAACCTGCTCCACTCCCTCCCCGCCACCATCGAGGAATGCCG TGCGCTGGAGGAGCTGAACGCCAACTTCAACCAGCTGACGAAGCTGCCGGACACGCTGGGCTTCGAACTCCACGGCCTCCGCCGGCTGTCCGTCAACTCCAACAAGCTCGCGTACCTGCCGTCCTCCACCTCCCACATGACGGCGCTGCGCGCGCTCGACGCGCGCCTCAACTGCCTCCGCGCGCTGCCCGACGGCCTCGAGAACCTCGGCAGCCTCGAGACGCTCAACGTCAGCCAGAACTTCCAGTACCTGCGGGAGCTGCCCTACGGCATCGGCCTCCTCGTCTCGCTCCGGGAGCTCGATATCAGCTACAACTCCATAACCGCGCTCCCGGACTCCATGGGCTGCCTCACCAAGCTCGTCCGGTTCAGCGCCACGGGCAACCCGCTCGTGTGCCCGCCCATGGACGTCGTCGAGCAGAGCCTCGACGCCATGCGCACCTACCTCAGCGCGCGGATGAACAGCAcccagaggaagaagaagtcCTGGGTGCCCAAGCTGGTCAAGTTCAACACGTTCTCGGCGGGGATGATGACGCCCGGCCGCACGAAGGTGCACGGTAACACCGATGGACTGTTGATGTCAGATTACCGGTCACTCAACGGCGGCATCGCATCGCCGGGGTTCCTCAGCATGCTGTCTCCCCGGCGGCTCTTCTCGCCGCGGAGGAACTCGCCCAAGCATTAG
- the LOC133888188 gene encoding uncharacterized protein LOC133888188, with translation MLTLLPLRLPFPVANALPNATFLLPRFTRVPVRRTPPQANMSTSSGPDAAPAAATVGEECGKDVLVQYVVLRRDLADAWPLGSVVAQGCHAAVAAVWAHRDHPDTAAYCGPDNLDRMHKVTLEVKGETQLKNLAEKLEAAGVQHKLWIEQPENIPTCIATAPCPKSQVSSFFKKLKLCK, from the exons ATGCTGACCCTCCTCCCCCTTCGCTTGCCATTCCCGGTAGCCAACGCACTCCCGAACGCCACCTTCCTCCTCCCAAGGTTCACCAGGGTCCCCGTCCGCCGAACCCCGCCGCAAGCGAACATGAGCACCTCCTCCGGGCCCGATgctgcccccgccgccgcgacCGTCGGCGAGGAATGCGGGAAGGACGTGCTAGTGCAGTACGTCGTGCTGCGGCGCGACCTAGCGGACGCGTGGCCGCTGGGGAGCGTGGTGGCGCAGGGGTGCCACGCTGCCGTGGCCGCCGTGTGGGCTCACCGCGACCACCCGGACACCGCCGCCTACTGCGGGCCGGACAACCTCGACCGCATGCACAAG GTAACATTGGAGGTGAAAGGAGAGACACAGCTGAAGAACCTGGCTGAAAAGCTGGAAGCAGCCGGTGTCCAGCACAAGCTGTGGATAGAGCAGCCTGAGAACATCCCGACATGCATTGCCACAGCTCCCTGCCCAAAGTCGCAGgtttcttcattcttcaagaaGCTCAAGCTTTGCAAATGA
- the LOC133888739 gene encoding WRKY transcription factor WRKY51-like produces the protein MAVDLMNCYAPRRANDQLAIQEAAAAGLSSLELLVSSLSSQATAPHKAPQQQQQQPFGEIADQAVSKFRKVISILDRTGHARFRRGPVESPPAPHVVAAPAPPVAPVSVAQPAPTSQPQSLTLDFTKPNLTMSAATSVTSTSFFSSVTAGEGSVSKGRSLLSAGKPPLSGHKRKPCAGVHSEATANGSRCHCSKRRKNRVKRTIRVPAISSKIADIPPDEYSWRKYGQKPIKGSPYPRGYYKCSTVRGCPARKHVERATDDPAMLVVTYEGEHRHTPGVAAPSPLATASPLAVSAGNGHV, from the exons ATGGCCGTGGACCTCATGAACTGCTACGCCCCTCGCCGCGCCAACGACCAGCTCGCCATccaggaggcggcggcggctggcctCAGCAGCCTGGAGCTCCTGGTGTCGTCCCTGTCCTCCCAGGCCACCGCGCCCCACAAGGccccgcagcagcagcagcagcagccgttCGGCGAGATCGCTGACCAGGCCGTCTCCAAGTTCCGCAAGGTCATCTCCATCCTCGACCGCACCGGCCACGCCCGCTTCCGCCGCGGACCCGTCGAGTCGCCGCCGGCCCCTCATGTagttgctgctcctgctccgcCTGTCGCACCTGTCAGTGTCGCGCAGCCGGCGCCGACCTCGCAGCCGCAGAGCCTGACGCTGGACTTCACCAAGCCGAACCTGACCATGTCGGCCGCGACGTCCGTGACCTCCACGTCGTTCTTCTCGTCCGTGACCGCCGGCGAGGGGAGCGTCTCCAAGGGCCGCAGCCTGCTCTCCGCTGGGAAGCCCCCGCTTTCCGGGCATAAGCGGAAGCCGTGCGCCGGCGTGCACTCCGAGGCCACCGCCAACGGCAGCCGTTGCCACTGCTCCAAGAGAAG GAAGAACCGTGTGAAGAGGACTATCCGAGTGCCGGCGATCAGCTCCAAGATCGCTGACATCCCACCGGACGAGTACTCCTGGAGGAAGTACGGCCAGAAGCCCATCAAAGGCTCCCCTTACCCACG GGGCTACTACAAGTGCAGCACGGTCCGAGGATGCCCGGCGAGGAAGCACGTGGAGCGCGCCACCGACGACCCGGCGATGCTCGTGGTGACCTACGAGGGAGAGCACCGCCACACGCCGGGAGTGGCCGCGCCGAGCCCCCTGGCCACAGCGTCGCCGCTGGCCGTCTCTGCTGGCAACGGGCATGTCTAA